From Rhodothermales bacterium, the proteins below share one genomic window:
- a CDS encoding orotidine 5'-phosphate decarboxylase / HUMPS family protein has translation MNPVIQISLDLTTIPEALETADLALRAGVDWLEVGTPLIIAEGMNGVRALRERYPDVPIVADLKTMDGGWLEAELMAKAGATHVVVMGVAHAETIELVVKAGRDLGIEVMGDNMCMPDPVEGARILEDLGCDYVIHHIGFDYRTLRRERGLHAPSPLDDLRAIVDAVSVPVQAVGGLTIEQAIRTPEYGAPLVVIGAPLAIDAHAFKTADGDLEGVLREICDRVHAYGDVAVKRKG, from the coding sequence ATGAATCCCGTTATCCAGATTTCGCTCGACCTCACGACCATCCCGGAAGCGCTCGAAACCGCCGACCTGGCCCTGCGCGCCGGCGTGGACTGGCTGGAGGTGGGAACGCCCCTCATCATCGCGGAGGGCATGAACGGCGTGCGCGCGCTGCGTGAGCGGTATCCGGATGTACCCATCGTCGCCGACCTCAAGACAATGGACGGGGGATGGCTCGAAGCCGAGCTCATGGCGAAGGCCGGCGCCACGCACGTCGTCGTCATGGGCGTCGCGCACGCCGAAACCATTGAGCTGGTTGTTAAGGCCGGGCGCGACCTCGGCATCGAGGTCATGGGCGACAACATGTGCATGCCCGACCCGGTCGAGGGCGCGCGCATCCTGGAAGACCTCGGCTGCGACTATGTGATACATCACATCGGGTTCGACTACCGCACCCTCCGACGCGAGCGCGGGCTCCATGCCCCTTCGCCGCTGGACGACCTCCGCGCCATCGTGGATGCCGTGTCGGTGCCGGTTCAGGCCGTCGGCGGCCTCACCATCGAGCAGGCCATCCGCACCCCCGAATACGGCGCCCCGCTGGTCGTGATCGGCGCCCCGCTCGCCATCGACGCGCATGCCTTCAAAACCGCCGACGGCGACCTCGAAGGCGTGCTCCGCGAAATCTGTGATCGCGTGCATGCCTACGGCGATGTCGCCGTGAAACGTAAAGGATAG
- a CDS encoding zinc-binding dehydrogenase, with the protein MTASMPALVNFAAASGSVALREVPVPTIESEDVLLRVESVGVCGSDLHQWHGTHSWPVNYPCILGHEFGGVIARAGNNVRRFKEGDRVVSETAAVIDLYSPFTRSGLYNLDPSRKGFGYGVDGAMAPYVRVPERCLHAVPDTLPFDKAALTEPCCVAYNAMCMNTRIRPGDIVLVIGPGPIGLLCAAMAKLNGAIVLLAGLAADAHRLGVGRQLGVDEVLTERVLEQVRDRTDGFGADIVVDAAGVSDTLKLAIDAVRPAGQVTKVGWGPKPLGFNLDPLVQKNVTLQGSFSHNWPVWERVIRLLDTGLINLDPVISKVAPLEDWHDCFSHMLDGSYVKAVLKPGL; encoded by the coding sequence ATGACTGCATCCATGCCCGCCCTCGTCAACTTCGCCGCCGCCTCGGGCAGTGTGGCGTTGCGTGAAGTTCCGGTGCCCACCATCGAATCGGAGGACGTCCTGCTCCGGGTCGAGTCCGTCGGCGTGTGCGGCAGCGATCTGCACCAGTGGCATGGCACGCACAGCTGGCCGGTCAACTACCCCTGCATCCTGGGGCACGAGTTCGGCGGCGTCATCGCCCGGGCCGGCAACAACGTCCGGCGCTTCAAGGAAGGCGACCGGGTCGTGAGCGAGACGGCCGCCGTGATCGATCTGTATTCCCCGTTCACACGCAGCGGGCTGTATAACCTGGACCCCTCGCGCAAGGGCTTCGGCTATGGCGTCGACGGCGCCATGGCGCCCTACGTCCGCGTCCCGGAGCGCTGCCTGCATGCCGTGCCGGACACCCTCCCCTTCGACAAGGCGGCCCTCACCGAACCGTGCTGCGTGGCCTACAACGCGATGTGCATGAACACCCGGATCCGTCCGGGCGACATCGTGCTCGTCATCGGCCCCGGCCCGATCGGGCTGCTATGCGCCGCGATGGCGAAGCTCAACGGCGCCATCGTGCTGCTCGCCGGCCTCGCCGCGGACGCGCACCGGCTCGGCGTCGGGCGGCAGCTCGGCGTGGACGAGGTGCTGACCGAGCGGGTGCTCGAACAGGTGCGCGATCGCACCGACGGCTTCGGCGCGGACATCGTGGTGGACGCCGCCGGCGTGTCGGACACGCTGAAACTGGCCATCGACGCGGTGCGGCCGGCCGGCCAGGTGACCAAGGTCGGCTGGGGCCCGAAACCGCTCGGCTTCAACCTGGACCCGCTCGTCCAGAAAAACGTCACCCTCCAGGGATCCTTCTCCCACAACTGGCCCGTCTGGGAGCGCGTCATCCGCCTGCTCGACACCGGGCTCATCAACCTCGATCCGGTCATCAGTAAGGTGGCCCCCCTCGAAGACTGGCACGACTGCTTCTCGCACATGCTCGACGGCAGCTATGTGAAGGCGGTGCTCAAACCGGGGTTGTGA
- a CDS encoding PAS domain S-box protein: MEYIDALDTALVPPLDDAKTSTLRIQLAVIKAERDALAERCDFLEQMVDRKLNMRGGLWRAIVDSVPTALAITDAHFRIILCNPGFSALFGPDEAAVRGAVFSKFMNDGELFNEAEAVGRGTRHTVWSLRRKDDTLFLGAVQCTPLYDPEQALLGFLITVRDLTEEESAGASQPAQQPALPFLNDRSPVLMFAVDADARVVSASDAWLEKLGCKREEVIGQLASNYLTRASRLYLAEALKSRLKEEALWKNVETQFVKKTGEVIDVVLCATRESQPPDRDDRIVFVLQDITEQKRAEQALMARTLEFETLTDYIPVQIFRMDRQYRYLFVNRALLEASSATPELFIGKTVDERGFPPAIAERWKQQMELVFNGGEALEFEFDYATPKGHRFFRTLIVPEKKLQGRVRTIIGIMRDVTEERRASEQLKQSEANLKLAQELAQLGSYDVDLADPSSNYMSEEIYRIVGVDPEQEELTTDRFLKQLVYRPDRHLVSRAIRQAVATGSYFQLEYRIVRLDGSIRHVQSRGTVITDTLRGTRRLVGTLLDITERVEAEKTTLNIKEKLLYQQEHARALAEEELEKVKDELVRKTRLAAVGQVAASIAHELRNPLGAIRNAAFMMERRSNTLDRRLVEYLEIIQRASSIGGQIISDLLNMTRNKPPSKKHLDLCHEVQTARDRFAEYPRIRFVDAIGRQPYPLLADPGQLQQVLQNLFTNAVEAMDGEGTIVISAEQADGMDRIVICDEGPGISDEMKSLIFEPLFTTKASGTGLGLSICKQIIEQHGGQIIVDTDGRCGSRFIVCLPCLAIQPSHSFTEFESSHA, from the coding sequence ATGGAGTATATCGATGCACTCGACACGGCCCTGGTGCCGCCGCTCGACGACGCGAAGACGTCGACGCTGCGCATTCAGCTGGCTGTGATCAAGGCGGAACGCGACGCGCTGGCGGAGCGGTGCGACTTTCTCGAGCAGATGGTCGACCGCAAGCTGAACATGCGCGGCGGCCTCTGGCGGGCTATCGTGGACTCGGTGCCCACGGCGCTTGCGATCACGGACGCGCACTTCCGCATCATCCTCTGCAATCCCGGTTTTTCCGCGCTCTTCGGCCCCGACGAGGCGGCCGTCCGCGGCGCCGTGTTCTCCAAGTTCATGAACGACGGCGAACTCTTCAACGAGGCGGAGGCGGTGGGGCGCGGCACCCGGCACACGGTGTGGTCGCTGCGGCGCAAGGACGATACGCTGTTTCTGGGCGCCGTGCAATGTACGCCGCTGTACGACCCCGAACAGGCCCTGCTCGGGTTTCTCATCACCGTGCGCGATCTCACCGAGGAGGAGTCGGCCGGCGCGAGCCAGCCGGCGCAGCAGCCGGCGCTCCCGTTCCTGAACGACCGTTCGCCCGTCCTGATGTTCGCGGTGGACGCCGACGCGCGGGTCGTCAGCGCGAGCGACGCCTGGCTCGAGAAGCTGGGCTGCAAGCGCGAGGAAGTGATCGGACAGCTCGCGTCCAACTACCTCACGCGGGCTTCGCGCCTCTATCTCGCCGAGGCGCTGAAGAGCCGGCTCAAGGAAGAGGCGCTCTGGAAAAATGTCGAGACCCAGTTCGTGAAGAAGACGGGTGAGGTGATCGATGTGGTGCTGTGCGCCACGCGCGAGAGCCAGCCCCCCGACCGCGACGACCGCATCGTATTCGTGTTGCAGGACATCACCGAGCAGAAGCGCGCGGAGCAGGCCCTGATGGCCCGCACGCTCGAGTTCGAGACCCTGACCGATTACATCCCCGTGCAGATCTTTCGGATGGATCGGCAATACCGGTACCTCTTCGTCAACCGCGCCCTGCTCGAGGCGTCGTCGGCGACCCCGGAGTTGTTTATCGGCAAGACGGTGGATGAGCGCGGATTCCCGCCGGCCATCGCCGAGCGCTGGAAGCAGCAGATGGAGCTGGTTTTTAACGGCGGGGAAGCCCTCGAATTCGAGTTCGATTACGCCACCCCGAAAGGGCACCGCTTCTTCCGGACGCTCATCGTGCCCGAGAAGAAGCTGCAGGGGCGCGTCCGCACGATCATCGGCATCATGCGCGATGTCACCGAAGAGCGGCGGGCAAGCGAGCAGCTGAAGCAGAGCGAGGCCAACCTGAAGCTGGCGCAGGAACTCGCGCAGCTCGGCAGCTACGATGTCGATCTCGCCGATCCGTCCTCCAACTACATGTCCGAGGAAATCTACCGCATCGTGGGGGTGGATCCGGAGCAAGAGGAGTTGACGACCGACCGCTTCCTGAAACAGCTCGTGTACCGGCCGGACCGGCATCTGGTCTCGCGCGCGATACGTCAGGCGGTGGCGACCGGCTCCTATTTCCAGCTGGAATACCGCATCGTGCGGCTGGATGGGTCGATCCGGCACGTCCAGAGCCGGGGAACGGTGATTACCGATACCCTCCGGGGCACGCGGCGTCTCGTGGGCACCCTGCTCGATATCACCGAACGCGTCGAGGCCGAAAAGACGACGCTCAACATCAAGGAGAAGCTGCTCTACCAGCAGGAGCACGCGCGGGCGCTGGCCGAGGAGGAACTGGAGAAGGTGAAGGACGAACTCGTCCGCAAGACGCGCCTCGCCGCCGTCGGCCAGGTGGCGGCCAGCATCGCGCACGAGCTGCGCAACCCGCTCGGCGCCATCCGGAATGCCGCGTTCATGATGGAGCGCCGTTCGAACACGCTCGACCGGCGGCTCGTCGAGTACCTCGAGATCATCCAGCGCGCGTCGTCGATCGGGGGTCAGATCATCAGCGATCTGCTCAACATGACGCGCAACAAGCCGCCGTCGAAAAAACACCTCGACCTGTGCCACGAGGTACAGACCGCCCGCGACCGCTTCGCCGAGTATCCGCGCATCCGGTTCGTGGACGCCATCGGCCGGCAGCCGTACCCCCTTTTGGCCGACCCGGGGCAGCTCCAGCAGGTGCTCCAGAACCTCTTCACCAACGCCGTCGAGGCCATGGACGGCGAAGGGACCATCGTGATCAGCGCGGAGCAGGCCGACGGCATGGATCGGATCGTCATCTGCGACGAAGGGCCGGGCATCTCCGACGAAATGAAGTCCCTGATTTTTGAGCCCCTCTTCACCACGAAAGCGTCCGGCACCGGGCTCGGTCTGTCGATCTGCAAGCAAATCATCGAGCAGCACGGCGGACAGATCATCGTGGACACCGATGGCCGCTGCGGGAGCCGCTTCATCGTCTGCCTCCCCTGTCTGGCTATACAGCCATCCCATTCCTTCACCGAGTTCGAGAGCAGTCATGCCTGA
- a CDS encoding sugar phosphate isomerase/epimerase family protein has protein sequence MPLAVFPKCFLDQLCVTGEMTVDAWLDLAGTLDVDGYEFYWGFTPWQDPAELDRIRRRVEDAGRHIPMMCFSPDYTRPTRAERQEEVAKQRAAIEATARLGGPYCRVLSGQRRPEVSRETGIQWVAECIHEALPDAERHGVTLILENHYKDGYWTHPEFAQKADVFLELVDAIGTHPFFGINYDPSNAIVAGDDPIALLEAVKHRVVTMHASDRY, from the coding sequence ATGCCGCTTGCTGTATTCCCCAAATGCTTCCTCGACCAGCTCTGTGTGACCGGCGAAATGACGGTCGACGCCTGGCTGGACCTCGCCGGCACGCTGGACGTCGACGGCTACGAATTCTACTGGGGCTTCACGCCCTGGCAGGATCCCGCCGAACTCGACCGGATCCGGCGGCGCGTCGAGGATGCGGGACGGCACATCCCGATGATGTGTTTCTCGCCCGACTACACGCGTCCGACCCGCGCGGAGCGGCAGGAGGAAGTCGCGAAACAGCGGGCCGCCATCGAGGCGACCGCCCGGCTGGGCGGACCCTACTGCCGGGTCCTGTCCGGCCAGCGCCGGCCGGAGGTCTCGCGCGAGACGGGCATCCAGTGGGTCGCGGAGTGCATCCATGAGGCGCTGCCCGATGCCGAGCGGCATGGCGTCACCCTCATCCTGGAAAACCATTACAAAGACGGCTACTGGACCCATCCCGAATTCGCCCAGAAAGCAGACGTCTTCCTGGAGTTGGTGGACGCCATTGGGACGCATCCCTTTTTCGGGATCAACTACGATCCGTCGAACGCCATCGTCGCCGGCGACGACCCGATCGCGCTGCTCGAAGCCGTCAAGCACCGCGTCGTGACCATGCACGCGAGCGACCGCTATC
- a CDS encoding response regulator, with amino-acid sequence MPEKSTASVAHSPRILIVEDNEAQRRLLRDIITEEGFDAVSYELAGLALEAVRPDTYAVAVVDIRLPDMDGIEVVRQLHQIDDKIRIIVHTGFGTFESARDAVNYGAFAYVEKLGDPRVLIGHIHRGIKEWMGDALEASQERFRSVLDAVPDLLFILDMNGRCLEAFVPENTSELWPAFPQAGLHVTDGLSEEDWLRWSKVMGDAIASGTPQTIDYETSVNGVAQWYSARVVRMRVGREDCTLWVSRNVSVKKQAEIELISAKEKAEEMNRLTSAFLTSMSHEIRTPLTSILGFASLIAEEVDEEQRELAQLIRSSGKRLLDTLNSVLDLSLLEAGKFELAFNEVELCAEVREKVKLLQPIAMEKGLTLTFAAPNGTCKSRLDRSCLDRILNNLIGNALKFTHEGTVQVEVHPAGDEVELRIRDTGIGISPNFKPYLFEEFKQESSGLARLYEGSGIGLAITKRLVDMMDGRVEVDSEKGRGTTFRLYFPVIQDTRPARRLAAPVEKHALAQAVMGSKVLFVEDDPNAQRFLKLLLQKQLDLEVAPDEEMALTLARRRQYDLVFLDINLGKKRTGVDVMRSLRELPGYVHTPIIAMTAYALPQDRQRFLDERFTDYISKPFTKNQILEVIERLLVTQS; translated from the coding sequence ATGCCTGAGAAGTCAACCGCGAGCGTGGCACACAGCCCCCGGATCCTGATCGTAGAGGACAATGAGGCCCAGCGCCGTCTTCTGCGCGATATCATCACCGAGGAAGGGTTTGACGCCGTGTCGTACGAGCTTGCCGGCCTGGCGCTCGAGGCGGTCCGGCCGGATACCTACGCGGTGGCGGTGGTCGATATCCGCCTGCCGGACATGGACGGCATCGAGGTCGTACGCCAGCTGCATCAGATCGACGACAAGATCCGGATCATCGTCCACACCGGTTTTGGAACGTTCGAATCCGCGCGCGACGCGGTCAACTACGGCGCCTTCGCCTACGTCGAGAAACTCGGCGATCCCCGGGTGCTCATCGGGCACATCCACCGGGGCATCAAGGAATGGATGGGCGACGCGCTCGAGGCGAGCCAGGAACGCTTCCGCTCGGTGCTCGACGCCGTGCCCGATCTGCTGTTCATCCTCGACATGAACGGGCGGTGTCTGGAGGCCTTCGTCCCGGAAAATACGAGCGAACTCTGGCCGGCATTCCCGCAGGCCGGTCTGCATGTCACCGACGGGCTGAGCGAGGAGGACTGGTTGCGCTGGAGCAAGGTGATGGGCGACGCCATCGCGAGCGGAACGCCGCAGACCATCGACTACGAGACCAGCGTGAACGGGGTGGCCCAGTGGTATTCGGCGCGCGTCGTGCGGATGCGCGTCGGGCGGGAGGACTGCACCCTCTGGGTCAGCCGGAACGTCAGCGTCAAGAAACAGGCCGAGATCGAACTCATCAGCGCGAAGGAAAAGGCGGAAGAAATGAACCGGCTGACGTCGGCTTTCCTGACGAGCATGAGTCATGAAATCCGCACGCCGCTGACCAGCATCCTCGGCTTCGCTTCCCTGATCGCCGAGGAAGTGGACGAGGAGCAGCGCGAACTCGCGCAGCTGATCCGATCGAGTGGAAAACGACTGCTCGACACGCTCAACTCGGTGCTCGATCTGTCGCTGCTCGAGGCCGGCAAGTTCGAACTCGCGTTCAACGAGGTCGAACTCTGCGCCGAAGTGCGCGAGAAGGTCAAATTGCTCCAGCCCATCGCGATGGAAAAAGGGCTGACCCTCACCTTCGCCGCGCCGAACGGGACCTGCAAGAGCCGGCTCGACCGGAGCTGCCTGGATCGCATCCTGAACAATCTGATCGGCAATGCCCTGAAGTTCACCCACGAAGGGACCGTCCAGGTGGAAGTGCACCCGGCCGGCGACGAGGTGGAGCTGCGCATACGCGACACCGGCATCGGTATCAGCCCGAACTTCAAACCGTACCTGTTCGAGGAGTTCAAACAGGAAAGCTCGGGGCTTGCGCGGCTCTACGAGGGCAGCGGCATCGGGCTTGCCATCACGAAACGGCTGGTGGATATGATGGACGGGCGCGTCGAGGTGGATAGTGAAAAGGGCCGCGGCACGACGTTTCGCCTGTATTTCCCGGTCATTCAGGATACCCGGCCCGCGCGGCGCCTCGCCGCTCCGGTAGAAAAACACGCGCTAGCGCAGGCCGTGATGGGGTCGAAGGTTCTTTTTGTCGAGGACGATCCGAACGCGCAGCGTTTCCTCAAGCTTTTGCTGCAGAAACAGCTCGATCTGGAAGTGGCGCCCGACGAGGAGATGGCGCTCACGCTGGCCCGGCGCCGGCAATACGATCTCGTGTTTCTGGATATCAATCTGGGCAAAAAACGCACGGGGGTGGACGTCATGCGGTCGCTTCGCGAATTGCCGGGCTACGTGCATACCCCCATCATCGCGATGACCGCCTACGCGCTCCCGCAGGATCGGCAGCGGTTCCTGGACGAGCGGTTCACCGACTACATTAGCAAGCCGTTCACCAAAAACCAGATTCTGGAGGTGATCGAGCGGCTCCTCGTTACGCAATCGTGA